CGGTGGACGTCGTGCTCGGCCTGGCCGGGACCGCAGACGGTGGGCCGAGGTCCGGCCGATGAGCCTGGTCCTGGCCGGCGCCGCGGTCCTGCTGGTGGGGGCGGTCCTGGCCCTCGGCCTGCGGGACAACCTGCACCGCGGCTGGGCCGCCATCCTCACCCAGGCGCTGGCGAGCGGGCTGGTGCTGGCGGGGGTCCTGCCGGTGCTGCTGGGCGGTGGCGAGGTCCGCGCCACCGTGCCCTGGTCCTATCCCATCGACGCCATCGCGGTGCACCTCGACCCGCTCGGCGCCTTCTTCCTGGCCTGGTCGCTGCCCATGACCCTGCTCGGCACGGTCTACGCGCTCGGGTACCTGAAGCCCTCCTTCCAGACCAGGAACGCCGGCGTCCAGTTCGCGCTGCTCAACGTCACCTCGATCTCCTTCGTCATGATCTACACGCTGGAGAGCGCCTTCGTCTTCCTGCTCGGGTGGGAGATCGCGGCCGTGGCGGCCTGGCTGCTGGTGGTCTGGGACTACCGCAACCAGCGCATCCGCTTCGCCGGCTTCAACTACCTGGTCTCCACGCACATCGGGCTCTTCTTCCTGCTGGCCGCCTTCATGGTCATGCACAGCCAGACCGCCTCGATGGACTTCCAGGCCTTCGGCGCGTTCCTCCGCGGCGCCCGGCCCCTTGCGGGGCGTCACCTTCGTCCTGCTGGTCCCTCCTTCGCCCTCAAGTCGGCGTTCTTCCCGTTCCACACCTGGCTGCCCCGCGCCCACTCCGCGGCGCCCGCCCACGTCTCCGCGCTGATGTCCGGCGTCATCCACAAGGCCGGCATCTTCGGCCTCCTGCGCTTCACCCTGCTCCTCGGCACCCCCGAGGAGTGGATGGGGTGGTCGTGCTGCTTTCGGCGCGCTCCGCGCTGGCGGGCGTCCTCTACGACCACCCAGCGCGACCTGAAGCGGCTCCTCGGCTACTCCTCCACGGAGAACGTCGGCATCGCCGGGATGGGCTTTGGCGTGGGCACCTGGGCTGGCCTGGCACGAGCCGGCCCTGGTGGTGCTCGGCTTCACCGGCGGCCTCCTGCACCTGCTCAACCACGCGGTCTTCAAGTGCCTGCTCTTCTACGCGGCCGGCGCCATCTATCGCTCGACCCACACCGTCGACCTGGAGCGGCTCGGCGGGCTGGCGCGGCGGCTGCCGTGGACGGCGGGCTTCTTCCTGCTGGGCGGGCTGGCCATCTCCGCGCTGCCCCCGCTCAACGGGTTCGTCGGCGAGTTCCTCATCTACGCGGGGCTCCTCGGCCGGGGCGCGCCGCCCGGCGTCGAGCGCGGTGCTGTTCACCAGCGCGGCCGCGTGCTGGCCTTCGTGGGCGGCGCTGGGCGCTGACCATGACGCGCGCCGGTCCGCCTCTTCCTCGGCCAGCCCGGGGGGGCCTCGCCGACGGCGGCCCTCGAGGCGGCCCGCCTCCTCGGCCCGGTCGCCAGGCTCGGGCTCGTGCTCCTCCTGGTGCTGGCCGCGCTGGCCTTGCTCCGCCGCTGGCTGCTGCGCGGCGCGGCGGCGCCACGCGCGGCGACCTGGGGCTGCGGCTACGTCGGGACCACCCCCCGGATGCAGTACACCGGGACGTCGTTCTCGGCGCAGTTCGCCGGCCTCTTCGACACCGTGCTCCGCCACCTGCGCCGCGAGCGGCTCCCCTCCGAGCCGTTCCCGCAGGGCGCAGGGCACCTCGGCACCCACCGCGTACCAGGTCCCTGTGGGCGGGCCGGAAGGGACCGCGCCTGCTGCAGAGCGCCCTCGACCTGCGGCGGCTCCTCCGCAAGCGCCCCGTCTACGGCCGCACCACCACCATCCTCTTCGCCGCCGGCCCGCTGGTGGTGCTGGCCACCACCCTGGTGGCTCGGCCTGCCTGATCCCGCTTGGCCGGTTGGCCGGCGCTGCGTCCTTCCGCTTCGACTTTGTCTGGCCTTCGCCTACCTGTGGGGCCTGGGCCGGATCTTCCTCATGCTGGCCGCGCTCGACACCGGCAGCGCCTTCGAGGGCATGGGCGCCTCGCGCGAGGCGACCTTCTCCGCCATCCTCGAGCCCGCGCTGTTCCTGGCGGCCGGCGAGCCTGGCATCCGGCGAGCGGGAGCTGGCCCTGCTGCTGGTGCCGCAGGTCGCGGGCGGCGCCGCGCTGGTGGTGTGGGCCGGGGCGCTGGTGGCGCTGGTGATCCTGGTGCAGGTCGAGGCCGCGCGCGTCCCGATCGACGACCCGACGACCCACCTCGAGCTCACCATGATCCACGAGGTCATGATCCTCGACCACAGCGGGCCGGAGCTGGCGGCCTCCAGTGGGCCTCGGCCATCAAGCTGGGTACGTCGGGCTCTGTCGGTGCTGGCGACCCGCTGCGCCTCGCACGCCTGGCCTGCCTGGCCGCGGCGGTCCACCTCGGCCTGTGCCTGGCCCTGGCCGCGGCGCTCGGGCTGTCAGAGTCGCTGATCGCGCGGCTCAAGCTGCGGACCATCCCGCAGTACCTGGTGGCCGGCGGGTGGCGGCGCGCGCTGGCGCTCCTGGCCACGGCCTGGGCGCAGGGCGGCGGCCGATGAGCCCGCTGCTCATCACCTGCTGGCATGTTGCTGGTCCCCCTGTTCCTGGCGGCCTCGTGGCGCCTGAACTTGCTCGCGCTCCGGCCCAGGGGCTCATCATGGCCTGGATGGCTCAGCGCGGCTGGACCCCGTCGGCCGCCGCCGTCCCGCTGCTGTTCGACCTGCTGGTGGTCCGCAGCCTGGGCGCCCCGCTGGCGCTGTACGCGGTGATGCGCGCGCACAAGGCGCTGCCGAGCGGCGACGTGCTGCCGCCCAACCTGATGTCGTGGACGATGGCCATCGCCGCTGGTGCTGGTGTCGTTCCGGTTCGCGGAGATGCTGGTGCCGGTGGACCCGCCGCTGGAGTCGGACGCGCAGACCCTCGTCGCGGTGGCCACCGGCGGCTGCTGCTCGGGCTGCTGCTCCTGGCCACCCAGACCGGCCCGTTCTCCCAGATGGTGGGCGTCCTGCGCATCGAGAACGCCATCGCGTTGTTCGAGCTGGCCGCCGCGACCCCAGCCGCCAGATCCCCAGCCGGCGCCGCCGATGCCGCCGCGGTGCTCCTGCTGGCGGACCCTGCCACGGCTGGGGGCTTCCTCGCGCAGACCGTGATCCTCGTGCTCGCCGTCTGGCTGTTCCGCCGGCCCGCGGCGGTGCCCGCCCCGCTGACCTCCGGCAAGGTCAGCGCCGTGGAGGGCCCGCCTCGCCCTCCTGGGCTCACGCCTGGCGCTCTTTGCGGGGGCCTGCTGGATCCCGGACTTCGGGCCGCGCGTCGGCTCGAAGCTTGGCTCGCCTGCGGGCCCTGCTGGCGCTCGCCGCCCGCTCGACGTCGCCCTCGCCGGCGCTGCTCATCACCACCTCGGCCCGGACCCGGGGGGGGGCCCCCGGGGGGCCGCCCGCCGCGGAGCTGCGCGGTGCTCGCCGCGGCTACCTGCGCGGCGGACGCCACGGCCAGGCTGTTGCCTGCTGGTGGTCAACCTCATCTTCCTGGGCATCTCGCCTACCTGATGGTCCGCCGCCCCAAGGCCCCCGAGCGCGCCGCCGTCATGCGCGGCTTCGCCGCGCTGTCGCTGGTGTTTCTGGCGGCGTGCAACCTGGCGATCCTCGGCAACCACCTGCTGGCCTGGATCCGGCTGGAGGGCGCCACCCTGTCGGCGGTGCCGCTGATCATCGTTCCGGCCGGAGGCGCCAGCGTCGGACGGCGGCAAGGACGCCACCAAGGAGTTCCCCTCGCGGCGGGCGTCCTGGCGCTAGCGTGCTGTTCTCCTCCGTGGGCCTGGCGCTGGCGCTCCTGGGCCTGGTGAGCCCGCAGCATGGAGCTCGACGGGCACGAGGCCACGCTGTTTCTCGACAAGCTCCCGGCGGCGCTCGCCGGCCCGGCCAACCCGTGGCGCCAGCTCGGCCTGGCGCTCATGCTGCTGGGCATCGGCACCAAGCTCGGCCTCGCGCCCATGTATAGCTGGCTGCCCGAGGCCTATGACGGGCGCCGTCCGAGGTCACCGCGATGCTCGGCGCGGTGCAGTTCAACTGCGCCCTGGTGTTTCTGTTCCACGTGGTGCAGGTCTTCCGCGCCGGCTCGGGCGCGCTCATCACCGGCGAGCTGCTCACCATCGGCCTGTCCTCGGTGGCGGTGTCCACCGTCAGCATCGTCGCCACCCGCAACTTCAAGCGCCTGCTGGCCTACGCCTCGATCAACCACGCCGGGGTCATCGCGATCGGCCTTGGCCTTGGCAAGCCGGCCGGCTTTGGGCTCTTGCTCTACGTGCTCAGCAACGCCTTCATCAAGGCGATCTTGTTTCTCACCGCCGGCAAGATCGAGCAGCACTACGGGACCAAGGACACCAAGGCCATCGCTGGCCTCATCAAGGACCTGCCCTACAGCGGCCTGTTCTTGATGGTGGGGACGTTTGGCCTGCTCGGCTTTCCTCCCTTTGGCAGCTTCCTGGGCGAGCTCTTGATCCTGTCGGCGCTGGTGACCAGCGGCCAGATGTTCGTGTTCGCCGCGTTCTGCATGCTCATCACCATGACGTTCGTGGCCACCGGGCGGACGATCTTCCCGATGATCTGGGGCGAGCCCAAGCAAGAGCGCACCTGGCCCAAGCAGAGCGCGCTCTCGGGCATGCACAAGCTGATCTTCCTGATGGCGCTGCTGGTCCTGGGCATCTACATCCCGCCGCAGCTCAGCGAGCTGATGGCGAGTGTGGCCACGCTGCTGGAGGGCCCATGAGCACGGCTGCGGAACCGCCCGCGAGCTCGGCCGGGGACGCCGCGCTCTCGCACCCCTTGCACCGCGAAGACGTGCGCGCCCTGCAACGCCTGGATCCTGGCGCCTGGCGCACCCAGCTCATGGCCCGGGTTCGCGCCGGCGCGCGCCGCCCTCGCTGTACGGACGCCGCGACGGCGACCGGGTCCTGCTCACCGCGGTCCTCCTGGGCGAGGGCGGCTTCTCGCTGCTGCGCACCTCCGTTCACCCGGCCGGCGGCTACCACGAGCTGACCCGGAGATCCCGGCGCTGCACTGCTTCGAGCGGGAGCTGCACGAGCAGCTCGGGGTCCGCGTCGCTGGCCACCCGTGGCTTCGCCCGATCCGCTACCAGGGCAAGGACCAGGCGGCGATGAACTCCTATCCGTTCTATCGCGTCGAGGGCAAGGAGGTCCACGAGGTCGACGTGGGCCTCATCCACGCCGGCGTCATCGAGCCCGGGCACTTCCGCTTCACCTGCCTCGGCGAGACGGTGCACCACCTGGAGATCCACCTGGGCTACCAGCACCGCGGCGCCGAGCGGCTCCTGCTCCGCCGCGACCCCCGCCTGCTCGCGCCCCTGGTGGAGACCATCGCCGGCGACGCCAGCGTGGCGCACGCCTGGGCCTACGCGGAGGCGGTGGAGGCCGCTGGCCGGCCAGGCCAGCGGCGCCGGCCCTGGACGTCCACCGCGGCATCGGGCTGGAGCTGGAGCGCATCGGCATGCACCTGGCCGGGCTCTCCGGCATGGCCAACGACATCGCGTTCCTGCAGGGGGCGGCCTCGTACGGGCGCCTGCGCACCACCGTCATCAACACCAGCATGCTGGTGTGCGGCAGCCGCTTCGGCCGCGGCTGGGTCCGGCCCGCCTCCATCCGGGCCCCCCTGGCCGGCGCGCACGAGGAGGCCACCCGCGCCAACCTGGCCCTGCTGGCGCGCGACATACGCCTCGTCGACCAGCGGCTGCGGTCGTCGGCCAGCGTGCGCCACCGGCTCGAGGGGGTGGGCACCGTGACCCGCGAGCAGGCGCTGGAGATCGGGCTGGTGGGCCAGGCCGCCCGGGCCAGCGGGGTCGACCTGGACCTGCGGGCGCGCCGCCCGGGCGCCTGTACCGCGCCCTGCCCGTCACCCCGGTGGTCGAGGCCGGCGGCGACTGCCTGGCGCGGGCGGCGCTGCGCATGCGCGAGATCGAGGAGTCCACCCGCTGGCTCCTGGCGGCGCTGGACTCCCGGCCCGGGCTGGCGCGCTGGTCCGCGCCCGTGGGGCCGCTGGCGCCGCGGACCCTGGCCATCGGGCTGCGCGAGGGCTGGCGCGGCGAGGTGGTCCACGCCCTGGAGACCGACGGGGAGGGACGCCTGCGCCACTACAAGGTGCAGGACCCGTCGCTGCGCAACTGGCTCGGCCTGGCGCTGGCGGTGCGGCGGAACGACATCTCCGACTTCCCGGTCTGCAACAAGAGCTTCGACCTCTCCTACTGCGGCAACGACCTCTGAGCGGGAGCTGACCCCATGCTGAACGCCATCCAGGTGCGGATCTCGCAGGGGCGGCAGTACGTGCCGGACCTCCGCGCGGCCACCCCCAGGGGCTTCCGGGGCCTGCCCGTGCTGTCCGGCGAGCCGTGCCCGGAGGCCTGCCGGGCCTGCCTGGAGGCCTGCCCCGCCGACGCCCTGGCGCTGGCGCCGCTCCGGCTGGACCTGGGGCGCTGCCTCCTGTGCGGCGACTGCGCCCCGGCCTGCCCGCCGGCCAGGATCGAGTTCACGCCGGAGCACCGGATGGCCTCGGACTCCCCGGGCGGGCTGGTGGTGGTCGAGGGCGCCGCCGCCCCACCCGCCGTCGCGGTGTCCCGGGCCCTCGCCGAGGCCTTCGGCCGGTCGCTCAGGCTCCGCTCGGTCTCCTCCGGCGGCTGCAACGGCTGCGAGCTCGAGCTCAACGCGCTCGGCAACGTCAACTTCGACCTGGGCCGCCACGGCATCGAGTTCGTGGCCTCGCCCCGGCACGCCGACGGCCTGGTCCTGACCGGCCCGCTCACCGCCAACATGCGCCAGGCGCTCGACCTCGCCTGGGACGCCTTGCCCACGCCGCGCTTCGTCATCGCGGTCGGCGCCTGCGCCATCTCCGGCGGACCCTACGCCGGGTCGAGCGTCCTCTCGCGCGAGTTCCTGGGCCGGGAGGTGCCGGCGCTCTACGTCCCGGGGTGCCCTCCGCACCCCCTCACCATCATCAACGGGATCCTCGACCTCCTCGGCATCGACCTCCCGGCGCAGCGGGCCGGCCGGGCGGCCGCGCGCCAGGGCGGGGCAGGCAGCCCCCCGACCTTCCCCCGGGCCACCATCACGTCCCGCACCGACGCCGCGGAGCGGCTGTGCCGCGCCGTCGGCTGCGATCCCGGCTTCGGGTCGGCTCCCCCGCCGCCCCGCGCGCCGGGTCCGGACGGCGCCGCCTGACCTCCCGCCTGACCTCCCGCCTGGCGCCGCGCCCGGGCGCCGGCGGCGGCCAGTCCTCTCAGCCCGCCGCCGGCCTGGGCGGCGAGGCCCCCAGCACCGGGTGGGCCGGCTGCACCATGAAGTGCGGGGACATGATCTGGATCCCGGCCGCGTTGAAGCCGTCCTGGATGCTGGCGTGCAGCCTGGACAGCACCTGCGGCCGGTCCAGCGGCACCTCCAGCCGGGCCACCAGCTCGTAGACCACGTAGAAGTCCTGCAGCTCGCGCTGCAGCACGAAGGGCTTCACGTCGGCGCGCAGGCCGGCGGTCTGGGCCGCGGCCGCCAGCAGCAGCGCCTCCACCGTGCGCCAGGGGGCGTCGTACCCGATGCTCACCGTGGTGGAGACCTGGGCGCCCTGGCCGCGGGTCAGGCGGGTGAAGTTGCGCACCGGCCCGCCCACCACCACGCTGTTGGGGACCGTCACCTCCTCGCCGCGCAGCGTGACCACCTTGGTGGAGAGCAGCCCCACCTCGCTCACCACCCCCTCGGTCTCGCCCATGTGCACGTAGTCGCCCACGGCCAGCGAGCGGGAGTAGACCACCACCAGCCCGCTCATGGCCTGCGACACCAGGCCGGTGGACCCCAGCGAGATCATCACGCCCAGCACCAGCGAGAGCCCCTTGAAGCCCTCCGAGCTGGTGCCGGGCAGGTACGGGTAGGAGGCGGCCAGCGCCACCACCCAGACCAGCGCGGTGGCCAGGCGGCGGGTGGCCTTGAGGGTCTCGGGGTGCAGCCCGGGCACGGTCAGGGCGCCGGCCTCGGCCCGCCCGAAGACCCCCTCCAGGAAGCTGGTGGTGCCGCGCGCCAGCAGCACGATGACGAAGACCGCCACCAGCCCGGGGATGGCCCGCACCACCTCCAGCCCGGCGCCGGCCAGCACCTCGAGGACCCGGCCGTTGAGCGCCTCGGCCCATGGGGCGGTGGCCTCGAAGCGCCCCAGCACGAAGGCCAGCCAGGCGTCGACCAGCCCCACCACCAGCACCCAGAACCCGCCCAGCACCACGGTCCGCACCACGGCGCGGATGAGGGGGCCGAAGTCGAACCCGCGCTGCGTGAGCCCCTCGGCGCGCCGGTGGGCCAGGTGCGCCAGCCCGCGGGCGGCCATCCGCCGCAGGCCCACCAGGCCCCAGAGGAGGAGCGCCAGCAGGGCCGTGGCCGCCACCGAGTGGACCAGGCCGCGCAGCGGGAGGAGCTCCAGCGTGGAGCGCGGCAGCGCCGGGGCGGCCTCGGCTGGCGCGGCGGCCAGCAGGCGGACCAGCAGGGCGGCGGTGCTCGGCAGCAGGTGGGCCATGGCGGCGGTGTCCTCGGGGGCGAAAAGGCCCGCTAGACTAGGCGGAGGGTCGCCCCCCTGCAGCGACCCATCCGGGGCCGCCAGTGCCCTGCTATACCAAGGACCCGCAGACGTCCCGGCGGCGGCGAGGATCCCAGCATGTTCCAGGTGAAAGCGGAGTCGCCCTACCCCCGGCTGGCGGCGCGCTGGACCGGCCCGGGCACCCCGGCGCCGGTGCTGGTGGAGGACACCCGCGAGGCCTTCGGTGGCCTGACCCCCGGCGACCTCGGCCTGGTGGCCCCCCTGGTGGCCGCCCTGCGGGCGCGCCTCACCGACCCGGGCGCCCGCGAGGCCGCCCGCCGGGCCCTGGGCGGCCTGCTCGACACGGTGCGCCGCCGCCTCTTCACCCAGGCGCTGCCGGAGGACCAGGTCGAGCCCTGGCTGCGGCACCTCCTGCCGGTCATCCGCGAGGCCGACTACACCTTCGGCGAGCTGCTGCGCTCCCGCGAGGAGACCGACCCGAAGACGGTGGCCATCCGCGTGCTGGGCGCCGAGGCCACCGAGCTGACGGTGTCGGAGGTGGCGCGCCGCACCCGCGCCATCGCCCGCGGCCTGCTGGCCATCCTGGGCGACGACCCGGAGGCGCGGGTCGCCATCCTCTCGGAGAACTGCCTGGAGGCGGCGCTCTGCGACCTGGCCTGCCTCTCCAACGGCTTCGTCGACTTCCCGCTGCCGGCCAACGCGGTGGCCGAGCAGATCGTCTACATGCTGAAGCACTCGCGGGCGCGGGTGCTCCTGTGCAGCGACGAGGAGCAGGTGGCCAAGGTGCTGCCGGCGCTCTCCGGCCTGCCCGACCTGCGCGAGGTGGTCTGCTTCTCGAAGAGCTGCGCCGAGCGCAACGGCCTGCTCTCGCTCGACCAGGTGGTGGGCCAGGGGGCCGGCTTCGACGAGGCCGCCCGCGAGGCCCGGGCCGCCCGGGTCAAGGCCACCGACATGGCCACCGCCATGTACACCTCGGGCACCACCGGCAAGCCCAAGGCCATCGTCTTCACCCACGAGAACATCGTCTCGAAGCGGCTGTGCCGCGGCTTCGCGCTGCGCGAGGTGGGCGAGGCGACACCTTCCTGTGCTACCTGCCGCTCTACCACACGTTCGGCCGCTACCTGGAGCTGACCGGCACCCTGTGGTGGGGGGCCACCTACGTCTTCGCCCGCTCCACCGCCCAGGCCACGCTGCTGGAGGACTTCCGCTCGGTCAAGCCGTCGGTCTTCATCTCGGTCCCCAAGAAGTGGATGGAGCTGCAGGACGCCGCGGTCTGGGAGGCGGCCTCCGACGACGCCGACGAGACGGCCGCCCACCTGCGGGTCATCACCGGCACCCGGCTGCGCTACGGCCTCTCGGCGGCCGGCTACCTGGACCCCGCCATCTTCAAGACCTTCCACCGGGCCGGGGTGGAGCTCTGCTCCGGCTACGGCATGACCGAGGCCACCGGCGGCATCACCATGACGGTGCCGGGCGGCTACGTGGACGGCTCCATCGGCACGCCGCTGCCGGGCGTGGAGTGCCGCCGCGCCGACGACGGCGAGCTGCTCATCCGCGGCGTCTACATCTCGCCGGGCTACCTCGACCCCGGGCCGGAGGAGGCCGGCTCCCACGACCCGGACGGCTGGTTCCACACCGGCGACCTGGTCAGCCTGGAGGACGGCCACTTCCGCATCGTCGGGCGCAAGAAGGAGATCTACAAGAACCGGGCCGGGCAGACCATCGCGCCGCAGCGGGTGGAGAACCTCTTCCGCGACTTCGAGGCGGTGGCCCAGGCCTTCCTGGTGGGCGACCACCGCGACTACAACACGCTGCTGGTCTGGCCCAACTTCGACAAGGACCCGTCGCTCAGGAGCGCAGCCCGAGCAGCTGCGCGACCTGCTGTCGTCGCTGGTGGCCAGCGCCAACCGCTTCCTGGCCCCCTTCGAGCGGGTGGTGGCCTTCCAGGTGCTGCCGCGGGCCCTCGATCTGGAGCACGGCGAGCTGACCCACAAGGCCAGCTTCAAGCGCGAGGTGGTGGAGAAGGTCTGGAAGGACCTCATCGAGAAGATGTACGAGCAGAAGCACCTGGCCCTCTCCATGGACGGGATGTTCCTGCGCATCCCGAACTGGGTGCTGCGCGAGATCGGCGTGCTGCAGCACGAGGTGGCGCTGCGCCACGGGCTGCTCACCGCCGGCGAGCGCTCCATCCAGGTGGGGCCGGAGCCCTCGGCGCCCGGCTCGATGCGGCTGGGCGACCTGGCCTACGCCAACGACTCCACCGTCCTCGACCTGGGGGCGCTGCTGGCCCGCCCCTCGCTCTGGCTGGGCAACGAGGCGCTGCGCGCCTTCCTGGGCGACGAGGCCTTCCTGGCCCTGGTGGGCCGGCGCCGCAAGGGCGGCGGCGACCTGCGCATCGACCCCCGGCTCTGGATCGCCCCGTCGGTGGACCGGCTGGGCGAGCTGCTGGAGCTGGTGGAGGGGCCCGAGGTCACCTTCCGCTCCATCCACGCCGCCGGCG
This DNA window, taken from Anaeromyxobacter sp., encodes the following:
- a CDS encoding NADH:ubiquinone oxidoreductase, with amino-acid sequence MLNAIQVRISQGRQYVPDLRAATPRGFRGLPVLSGEPCPEACRACLEACPADALALAPLRLDLGRCLLCGDCAPACPPARIEFTPEHRMASDSPGGLVVVEGAAAPPAVAVSRALAEAFGRSLRLRSVSSGGCNGCELELNALGNVNFDLGRHGIEFVASPRHADGLVLTGPLTANMRQALDLAWDALPTPRFVIAVGACAISGGPYAGSSVLSREFLGREVPALYVPGCPPHPLTIINGILDLLGIDLPAQRAGRAAARQGGAGSPPTFPRATITSRTDAAERLCRAVGCDPGFGSAPPPPRAPGPDGAA
- a CDS encoding mechanosensitive ion channel; translated protein: MAHLLPSTAALLVRLLAAAPAEAAPALPRSTLELLPLRGLVHSVAATALLALLLWGLVGLRRMAARGLAHLAHRRAEGLTQRGFDFGPLIRAVVRTVVLGGFWVLVVGLVDAWLAFVLGRFEATAPWAEALNGRVLEVLAGAGLEVVRAIPGLVAVFVIVLLARGTTSFLEGVFGRAEAGALTVPGLHPETLKATRRLATALVWVVALAASYPYLPGTSSEGFKGLSLVLGVMISLGSTGLVSQAMSGLVVVYSRSLAVGDYVHMGETEGVVSEVGLLSTKVVTLRGEEVTVPNSVVVGGPVRNFTRLTRGQGAQVSTTVSIGYDAPWRTVEALLLAAAAQTAGLRADVKPFVLQRELQDFYVVYELVARLEVPLDRPQVLSRLHASIQDGFNAAGIQIMSPHFMVQPAHPVLGASPPRPAAG